In Haliscomenobacter hydrossis DSM 1100, the DNA window GGGGAGGAACGCATCGCCCAGGAAATTGTGCTGGGCATCGGCGGTGTACGCGCCCTGCGCAAACTGGGCATCGCCGTAGATGTGTACCACTTCAATGAAGGTCACGCTCTTTTTGCGGGCTTTGAGTTGCTGCGCGAAAAAATGGAAGAAGAAGAAATGACTTTTGAAGAGGCCGTAGACGCTGTCAAAAGTGAAATCGTATTTACGACGCATACCCCCATCGTACAAGGCAACGAGTCGCACCCGATCGAGCGCATTATCTACATGGGGGCCAACATGCACCTGAGCTGGGAAGAATTGGAAGAACTGGGCGGCAGTCCTTTCAACATGACCGTAGGGGCTTTGCGTTTGTCCAAAAAATCGAACGCTGTTGCACAATTGCACGGCGAAACTTCCAATAAAATGTGGGCAGAGATCGAAGACCGCTCCGAGATCATCGCCATCACCAACGCCATCCACAAGCCCACCTGGGTAGATCCGGCCATGATTGCTGCCGCTGAAAATGATGGCGACCTGTGGGCGACCCACTTGCAAAACAAACGTTCGATGATCGATTTCATCGAAGCCAAAACGGGCCATCGCCTGGATGAAAACAATCTGATCATTGGGTTCTCCCGCCGCGCGGCTCCTTACAAGCGCTCGGATTTGATCTTTACCGACCCCAAAATCATCGCGCCACTGTTGGAAACGCGCAAAGTACAGATCGTTTTCTCGGGAAAAGCGCACCCACTCGACGATACGGGCAAAGGCATCGTGGCCAATTTGGTCAAAATGGCCCGCCAATACCCCAAGGCGGTTATTTTCCTCGAAAACTACGATATGGCCATTGGGCGCATGCTTACGCGTGGCTCCGACATTTGGCTCAATAACCCGCGTCGCCCACTCGAAGCAAGTGGTACTTCGGGCATGAAAGCTGCGATGAACGGTGTACTCAACTTTTCCATCCTGGATGGTTGGTGGCCCGAAGCCTGCGAGCACGGCGTAAACGGCTGGCAGTTTGGCGATGCCTACGAAAATGAAGAAGATGTAGAAAAGCATGACGCTCACGACCTCAAAGCGATGTACAATGTGCTGCTGAAAGAAGTGATTCCAACCTATTACGACAACCGTGAAAAATGGGTGGCCATGATGAAGGCCAGTATCCTAAGTACCAAAGACCAGTTTGCCGTGAAACGGATGCTGGAAGAGTATTTTGAGTTGTTGTATAAGGCGTAGGAGGTTACTGATTATAAGCCTGCAAGTATTAGTTTTAATATTTGCAGGCTTATTTTTAAATTTAAAAAAAACAATAAATGAAAAAAATATCAGTATTTTTAATGTTTTTATGTATGGCTTGTCAGCATAAAACGTTAGAGGAAAAAATGAAAGAAGCAGCTAATAAGCTAATAGAGGAAATAAAAACAGAAAGAGACGCTCAAATTAAAGACATTGAAAAATCTTTTCATTTTTCCGATGAAGTAATGGAGCTTATAAAATGGGATATATCAGATGAAATACGCTGTCTCGGCTATTTCGCTAAAGCTAAAAACCTTCAACAAGTAAATACATTTCAAGATTTAAAAAAACTATCGGAAAAGAAAGCTAAAGTTGTTGATGGGCTAATTGTTAATATACCCCGAACCCAGTGGGGAATATTTATAGAAAGTAAAGTGCTTTCTAAGTTTACCAACTTAAAATACCTAAAAATTGGGAATATTGACCATTTGCCGCTTGATATTTTAGAAATAAAAAAATTAGAAGTACTTGAACTAGAATGTATGATTGATTTTCAAGAGATTCCTGATGAAATTGACAGATTGAGGGGGTTACAACATTTAACTATGACTGAGATAAATAATATAAAAAAAATCCCTGAAGGAATA includes these proteins:
- the glgP gene encoding alpha-glucan family phosphorylase, encoding MSTQTNPSVAYFCMEYGLDQSFKAYAGGLGILAGDYMKGAKDHNYPIVGLGIKWKQGYTDQRIDPMGKPYDTYHNYDYDFMEDTGVSVTVEIRGLEVECKVWKLEAFGNAPLYLLDTDIPGNNDNWVTGQLYGWFGEERIAQEIVLGIGGVRALRKLGIAVDVYHFNEGHALFAGFELLREKMEEEEMTFEEAVDAVKSEIVFTTHTPIVQGNESHPIERIIYMGANMHLSWEELEELGGSPFNMTVGALRLSKKSNAVAQLHGETSNKMWAEIEDRSEIIAITNAIHKPTWVDPAMIAAAENDGDLWATHLQNKRSMIDFIEAKTGHRLDENNLIIGFSRRAAPYKRSDLIFTDPKIIAPLLETRKVQIVFSGKAHPLDDTGKGIVANLVKMARQYPKAVIFLENYDMAIGRMLTRGSDIWLNNPRRPLEASGTSGMKAAMNGVLNFSILDGWWPEACEHGVNGWQFGDAYENEEDVEKHDAHDLKAMYNVLLKEVIPTYYDNREKWVAMMKASILSTKDQFAVKRMLEEYFELLYKA